A region of Phalacrocorax carbo chromosome 9, bPhaCar2.1, whole genome shotgun sequence DNA encodes the following proteins:
- the SIVA1 gene encoding apoptosis regulatory protein Siva isoform X2: MPKRSCPFGEAAPLQLKTRVGLRELSRGVRGEEYRREVFERTRRLLFRGAQACMEGAGLAASRSPEAGGEAPEGSAGRRWSGQLLIGHDGRLRRRPDATEKVPPMGVSKACSSCIRTADVKEVCTQCDKFVCQNCSRLCSCCNAVTCSLCSTVDCG; the protein is encoded by the exons ATGCCGAAGCGCTCCTGCCCCTTCGGGGAGGCAGCCCCGCTCCAGCTGAAAACACGCGTGGGGCTGCGGGAGCTGAGCCGCGGCGTGCGGGGCGAGGAGTACCGCCGGGAGGTCTTCG AAAGGACCCGGCGGCTGCTCTTCAGGGGCGCCCAGGCGTGCATGGAGGGCGCCGGCCTCGCCGCCAGCCGCTCGCCAGAGGCGGGCGGGGAGGCCCCCGAGGGCAGCGCCGGGCGCCGCTGGAGCGGGCAGCTGCTCATCGGCCACGACGGGAGGCTGCGGAGGCGGCCCGACGCCACGGAGAAGG TTCCACCCATGGGAGTTTCCAAAGCCTGTTCATCGTGCATAAGAACCGCTGATGTCAAGGAAGTGTGTACACAGTGCGACAAGTTTGTCTGCCAGAACTGCAgcaggctctgcagctgctgtaatGCAGTTACCTGCTCTTTGTGCTCCACGGTTGA TTGTGGGTAG
- the SIVA1 gene encoding apoptosis regulatory protein Siva isoform X1 encodes MPKRSCPFGEAAPLQLKTRVGLRELSRGVRGEEYRREVFERTRRLLFRGAQACMEGAGLAASRSPEAGGEAPEGSAGRRWSGQLLIGHDGRLRRRPDATEKVPPMGVSKACSSCIRTADVKEVCTQCDKFVCQNCSRLCSCCNAVTCSLCSTVDCGDVGEPILCNGCSIFQV; translated from the exons ATGCCGAAGCGCTCCTGCCCCTTCGGGGAGGCAGCCCCGCTCCAGCTGAAAACACGCGTGGGGCTGCGGGAGCTGAGCCGCGGCGTGCGGGGCGAGGAGTACCGCCGGGAGGTCTTCG AAAGGACCCGGCGGCTGCTCTTCAGGGGCGCCCAGGCGTGCATGGAGGGCGCCGGCCTCGCCGCCAGCCGCTCGCCAGAGGCGGGCGGGGAGGCCCCCGAGGGCAGCGCCGGGCGCCGCTGGAGCGGGCAGCTGCTCATCGGCCACGACGGGAGGCTGCGGAGGCGGCCCGACGCCACGGAGAAGG TTCCACCCATGGGAGTTTCCAAAGCCTGTTCATCGTGCATAAGAACCGCTGATGTCAAGGAAGTGTGTACACAGTGCGACAAGTTTGTCTGCCAGAACTGCAgcaggctctgcagctgctgtaatGCAGTTACCTGCTCTTTGTGCTCCACGGTTGA ttgTGGTGATGTGGGAGAGCCAATTCTCTGCAATGGTTGTTCAATATTTCAAGTCTGA